From Polynucleobacter sp. JS-JIR-II-b4, a single genomic window includes:
- a CDS encoding branched-chain amino acid ABC transporter permease — protein MSFDIFLQYLLNGLMLGVIYAIVAVGFTLYFGVLDVIKFSHGDILMVGAFAGLTAYIGIAETFTSPWLQLLVLIVVSLAVAAFLGAVIARYLILPLQKAPPINTLLVTLMLGLALRELVRLFYPNGSNPKPFPKLLPVDGIALGEFTLRADSLILLITGVLIIVAVQRLITKSKIGLAIRAVAQDSETARIMGINFHRIVLITFMLGSALAALAGLMNGLYYNEVNFSMGLLLGVIGFSAAVVGGLGNFYGAIVGGFLFAGLQTIGAVLLPAILPSVPSAYKDVFAFAVIIIIMGLKPTGLISEKSSERV, from the coding sequence ATGTCATTTGATATTTTTTTGCAGTACTTGCTCAATGGTTTGATGTTGGGTGTAATTTATGCAATCGTGGCAGTTGGATTTACCCTCTACTTCGGTGTTTTGGATGTCATTAAGTTTTCTCACGGTGACATCCTCATGGTGGGGGCCTTTGCTGGCCTCACCGCCTATATTGGTATAGCCGAGACTTTTACTTCTCCTTGGCTACAGCTTTTAGTATTAATAGTAGTAAGTCTGGCTGTTGCAGCCTTTCTTGGTGCAGTCATTGCTCGCTACCTCATCCTGCCTTTGCAGAAAGCGCCCCCAATCAATACCTTATTGGTAACCTTGATGTTGGGTCTTGCACTGCGTGAATTGGTCCGTTTGTTTTATCCAAATGGATCCAATCCCAAACCTTTTCCAAAGTTACTGCCTGTTGATGGCATTGCTCTTGGCGAATTTACTTTGCGCGCTGATAGTCTCATCCTGCTCATTACTGGAGTCTTAATCATTGTTGCGGTTCAACGCCTGATCACCAAAAGCAAGATTGGCTTAGCTATTCGTGCGGTTGCACAAGATAGCGAGACAGCACGCATTATGGGCATTAACTTCCATCGAATTGTCTTGATTACATTCATGTTGGGTTCGGCCTTGGCTGCGCTAGCTGGCTTGATGAACGGCCTGTATTACAACGAAGTCAATTTCAGCATGGGTTTATTACTAGGTGTGATTGGCTTCTCTGCTGCGGTAGTAGGCGGCTTGGGAAATTTCTATGGTGCGATTGTTGGAGGGTTCTTATTTGCAGGACTCCAAACGATTGGCGCTGTTTTGCTGCCAGCCATATTGCCCAGTGTTCCTAGTGCATACAAAGACGTCTTTGCCTTTGCGGTAATCATCATCATCATGGGATTGAAGCCTACAGGCTTGATTTCTGAAAAATCCAGCGAGCGAGTTTAA
- a CDS encoding branched-chain amino acid ABC transporter substrate-binding protein: protein MKSLVSGLLLALCSSLSFSVSAKDTVKIAYIGPLTGGVSANGIGGRNSADLAVRLKNQDPNAKYKYELVTADDECKPNVGVQVATKIASDSSIIAGVTHYCSAVAMSTVDVYHKFGLPVMVWGAVLPEITYGNDYKEIHRVNGTMINQNEVAAKFLTGLGYKKWVIIHDTTDYGKGHNKYFSQFLTKNGGQILGTFGVTADQQDFTAELTKIKQLNPEVVYFGGLTPIGIRIRTQMDRLGIKAVFEGTSGIKSDAYIEGLGKLSEGSLSFIEGAPWEKLPGGLEFIAKYSQQKYPDAPEAYGPFAYTATNLIMAAIEKAGPNRKKVMDLLNNTQNVETIIGKVSFDDHRQNIVPLISKYVAQDGKWVLWEDSLYAKKQRKLGQ, encoded by the coding sequence ATGAAGTCACTCGTATCTGGCTTGCTTCTTGCTTTGTGTTCCAGCCTTTCTTTTTCTGTATCGGCTAAAGATACGGTCAAGATTGCCTACATTGGGCCATTGACCGGAGGTGTTTCTGCAAATGGTATTGGTGGTCGTAACTCTGCTGATCTAGCAGTTCGCCTCAAAAATCAAGACCCGAATGCTAAATATAAGTATGAATTGGTTACTGCAGATGATGAGTGCAAGCCAAACGTAGGCGTTCAAGTCGCTACCAAAATTGCGTCAGATAGTTCCATCATCGCAGGTGTAACCCATTACTGTTCAGCAGTCGCAATGAGTACTGTCGATGTTTATCACAAGTTTGGATTGCCAGTGATGGTGTGGGGTGCCGTTCTTCCTGAAATCACTTATGGCAATGACTATAAAGAGATTCATCGTGTAAACGGTACGATGATTAATCAAAATGAAGTAGCAGCTAAATTCTTAACTGGCTTAGGCTATAAGAAGTGGGTCATCATTCATGACACTACCGATTACGGCAAAGGTCACAATAAGTATTTTTCTCAGTTCCTGACTAAAAATGGCGGCCAGATCTTGGGCACCTTTGGTGTCACCGCTGATCAGCAAGACTTCACAGCCGAATTAACCAAAATCAAGCAGTTGAACCCTGAAGTGGTTTACTTTGGCGGCCTCACACCAATCGGTATTCGTATCCGCACACAAATGGATCGCTTGGGTATCAAGGCGGTATTTGAAGGAACTTCTGGAATTAAGTCTGATGCATACATCGAGGGCTTGGGTAAATTGTCTGAAGGCTCTTTGTCTTTCATCGAGGGTGCGCCATGGGAAAAACTCCCAGGTGGACTTGAGTTCATTGCCAAGTATTCACAACAAAAGTATCCAGATGCGCCTGAAGCCTATGGTCCTTTTGCCTATACCGCGACTAATCTGATCATGGCTGCAATTGAAAAGGCAGGGCCTAATCGCAAGAAAGTCATGGATCTTTTAAATAACACCCAAAACGTAGAAACGATTATTGGGAAGGTCAGTTTTGATGATCATCGCCAAAACATTGTTCCCTTGATCTCTAAGTATGTTGCGCAAGATGGCAAATGGGTTCTCTGGGAAGACAGTCTCTATGCTAAGAAGCAGCGTAAGTTAGGGCAGTAA
- a CDS encoding CidA/LrgA family protein: protein MIFGLVQILLFQSLGELVSKFLLPTLPGPVIGLVLLVLWLVLRKGINSDLAMVGDGFSQYLGLLFVPAAVGVVLFLPQLKANAWAIISALIGSVILTIASSALVARLLSRKESHE from the coding sequence ATGATTTTTGGCCTTGTACAAATCCTTCTCTTTCAAAGCCTGGGTGAACTCGTTTCTAAGTTCCTTTTGCCGACGCTCCCTGGACCGGTCATTGGATTGGTTCTCTTGGTGCTGTGGCTGGTTTTGCGCAAAGGGATTAATTCCGACTTAGCCATGGTGGGCGATGGCTTTAGTCAGTACCTCGGACTTCTCTTTGTTCCAGCCGCTGTTGGCGTGGTGCTTTTCTTACCCCAGCTCAAAGCAAATGCATGGGCCATTATTAGCGCCCTCATTGGTAGCGTCATCCTCACTATTGCCTCTAGCGCGTTAGTCGCCCGTTTATTGAGCAGGAAAGAATCTCATGAGTGA
- a CDS encoding LrgB family protein: MSEKHSIVEIWVYLSGSPLFALFITLAAYQIGLSIYKASHQNPLANPVAIAILIVASTIQFIEMPYSTYFEGAQFIHFLLGSATVSLAIPIYRGLNSLKGRSLPLIASLCTGGLVSIISAVGIATVLGADSSITGAMYPKSVTAPIAMGIAERIGVSPTLTAIFAVSTGILGAILAPFVLNALGMKAWWQRGFAIGIGAHGIGTSRAFSIHPEAGTYASLAMGMNGVVSAVAIPVIYHLFNR, translated from the coding sequence ATGAGTGAAAAGCACTCTATCGTCGAGATTTGGGTTTACTTATCGGGTAGCCCGCTTTTTGCCTTATTTATTACGCTAGCAGCCTATCAAATTGGGCTCAGCATTTATAAAGCCAGTCATCAGAATCCATTGGCCAATCCAGTAGCAATTGCCATTTTGATTGTGGCAAGCACGATTCAATTTATTGAAATGCCCTACTCAACCTATTTTGAGGGAGCTCAGTTTATTCACTTTTTATTAGGTTCCGCGACAGTTTCTTTAGCTATCCCCATCTACAGAGGATTAAATAGCCTTAAAGGGAGATCACTCCCTTTAATTGCTTCGCTATGCACGGGTGGATTGGTATCAATCATTAGTGCGGTAGGTATTGCTACTGTACTTGGGGCAGACTCCAGCATCACTGGTGCCATGTATCCCAAATCTGTTACCGCACCAATTGCGATGGGTATTGCAGAACGTATTGGCGTCTCACCAACTCTAACAGCCATCTTTGCCGTGAGTACCGGAATACTAGGGGCTATTTTGGCACCCTTTGTATTGAACGCATTGGGTATGAAAGCGTGGTGGCAAAGAGGTTTTGCTATTGGTATTGGCGCTCATGGCATCGGCACATCACGTGCATTTAGCATTCATCCTGAAGCAGGAACATACGCTAGTCTAGCGATGGGCATGAATGGCGTTGTCAGTGCAGTAGCAATACCCGTGATTTACCACTTATTTAATCGCTAA
- a CDS encoding HigA family addiction module antitoxin, with amino-acid sequence MRKMHNPPHPGLTLRDDILPALGITVTAAADQLGVTRAALSRVLNAKAGISPEMALRIEAWLGVENGGSASIWLAQQSAYDLWKARKTIKPKVKHIQIPDLLAA; translated from the coding sequence ATGAGAAAAATGCACAACCCCCCGCATCCAGGACTCACCTTGCGTGATGATATTCTTCCTGCCCTAGGGATTACTGTTACAGCCGCAGCTGATCAGCTTGGTGTGACTAGAGCTGCTTTATCTCGAGTATTAAATGCTAAAGCTGGAATTTCGCCTGAGATGGCATTGAGAATTGAGGCATGGTTAGGCGTTGAAAATGGTGGCAGTGCAAGTATTTGGTTGGCCCAACAGTCTGCTTATGATTTGTGGAAAGCTAGAAAGACTATTAAACCTAAAGTGAAGCACATACAAATACCGGATTTACTGGCTGCCTAA
- a CDS encoding type II toxin-antitoxin system RelE/ParE family toxin, whose translation MIKSFRHKGLQLFFETGSRAGIQSSHAPRLSRQLSRLNEARNWEDVNIPGWRLHSLGGKLVGHFSISVSGNWRITFRFEGEDVVLVNYQDYH comes from the coding sequence ATGATTAAATCGTTTAGGCATAAAGGATTGCAGTTATTTTTTGAAACTGGAAGCCGTGCTGGCATTCAAAGTTCTCATGCTCCTCGTCTTTCAAGACAATTATCCAGATTGAATGAGGCCCGTAATTGGGAGGATGTGAATATTCCTGGCTGGCGATTACATTCCTTAGGTGGAAAACTGGTTGGCCACTTTTCAATTTCAGTTAGTGGAAACTGGAGAATTACTTTTAGGTTTGAAGGTGAAGACGTAGTGTTGGTAAATTATCAGGACTACCATTGA
- a CDS encoding aspartate aminotransferase family protein, giving the protein MNKTSGGIDMSAYWLPFTPNRYFQHHPKIMQSAKGAYYFDDQGRKLFDGLSGLWCSPLGHADPRIGAAIQKQFETMDYCPAFQMASETTFSLASRIAKMAPEGLDKVFFTNSGSEAVDTALKIAIGYHRVMGNASRIRLIGRDRAYHGVGIAGISVGGMVANRKMFASMMMPGVDHLPHTLNLSQMAFSKGQPKWGAHLAEELEKIVALHDANTIAAVIMEPVQGSTGVIVPPDGYLQKIREICTKHGILLIFDEVITGFGRLGANFGADRFGVTPDMITFAKGITNGVIPMGGVIVRGDIYDNIISNGGQEQVIEFFHGYTYSGHPIPAAAGHAVLDIFESDDLVNRARALEPVLENGLHALKGKSGILDIRNFGLSGAIELDPVPGKPGLRSMKVLEACIERGALVRVAGDAIAVGPPFISKPEEVEFLCSVLGDAIDEAMKVN; this is encoded by the coding sequence ATGAACAAAACAAGCGGCGGAATTGATATGTCAGCTTATTGGCTGCCATTCACACCTAACCGCTACTTTCAGCACCATCCGAAGATCATGCAGTCAGCAAAGGGAGCTTACTACTTTGATGATCAGGGTCGTAAGCTATTTGATGGTTTATCTGGGCTGTGGTGCTCTCCATTGGGGCATGCTGATCCACGTATTGGTGCAGCGATTCAAAAGCAGTTTGAAACGATGGATTATTGCCCTGCATTTCAGATGGCCAGTGAGACAACTTTTAGCTTGGCTAGTCGAATTGCGAAGATGGCGCCGGAGGGATTGGATAAGGTATTTTTTACCAACTCTGGTTCTGAGGCGGTTGATACTGCATTGAAGATCGCCATTGGTTACCACCGAGTAATGGGCAATGCATCCCGTATTCGACTAATTGGACGAGATCGCGCTTATCACGGCGTTGGTATCGCTGGAATATCGGTGGGTGGTATGGTCGCCAATCGCAAAATGTTTGCCAGCATGATGATGCCCGGTGTGGATCATTTGCCTCATACATTAAATCTCTCACAGATGGCTTTCTCAAAAGGGCAACCAAAGTGGGGGGCGCATTTGGCAGAAGAGTTAGAAAAGATTGTTGCTCTTCATGATGCCAATACGATTGCCGCTGTCATCATGGAGCCTGTGCAGGGATCGACCGGAGTCATAGTTCCACCCGATGGCTATTTACAAAAGATTCGTGAGATCTGTACTAAGCACGGTATTTTGCTGATCTTTGATGAGGTGATTACCGGCTTTGGTCGCTTAGGCGCAAACTTCGGTGCCGATCGTTTTGGTGTAACACCCGACATGATTACGTTTGCAAAAGGGATTACGAATGGCGTGATTCCAATGGGTGGCGTGATTGTGCGTGGAGATATTTACGACAATATTATTTCGAATGGTGGGCAAGAGCAAGTGATTGAATTTTTCCATGGCTATACCTACTCAGGTCATCCGATACCTGCGGCTGCAGGCCATGCAGTGCTTGATATTTTTGAGTCTGATGATTTGGTCAATCGGGCTCGAGCACTAGAACCTGTTTTAGAAAATGGACTTCATGCCCTAAAGGGTAAGTCTGGCATTTTGGATATTCGTAACTTTGGTTTATCTGGCGCTATTGAGCTTGATCCTGTGCCAGGAAAGCCAGGTTTGCGCTCAATGAAGGTGCTCGAGGCCTGTATCGAAAGAGGTGCATTAGTAAGGGTGGCTGGTGACGCTATTGCCGTAGGCCCCCCATTTATATCCAAGCCTGAAGAAGTGGAATTTCTGTGTAGCGTTTTAGGTGATGCTATTGATGAGGCGATGAAGGTTAATTAA
- a CDS encoding tripartite tricarboxylate transporter substrate binding protein, with product MHYFKSLILGSLGLLTLSNLALAASDTDWPKKPIVAIVSFPAGGSTDIFARSVTAPLAEALGQSIVVENKPGAGGMIGLQAAAKAAPDGYTINISALTNQSISSALFKNPPADLQKDFVPVALIGTIPHLIVVNPSVPAKNLPELIAFIKSKKGDFNYASQGNGSLSHLESTLFMQRIGATGTHIPYKGSSFALPDLIAGNTLMMFDSVTASLPHIQSGKLRPIAIAAAERSPLMPNVPTLGQDGMKQFDVENFYAVYVPKGTSPVIISKLEKEIRKILTNPDFKARMAAQGIHPQFANSEKLSEITASEASKWEKVVKSANVKVD from the coding sequence ATGCACTATTTCAAATCTCTCATCCTTGGCTCATTAGGACTGTTGACTTTAAGTAACTTGGCTCTTGCCGCCTCCGATACAGATTGGCCTAAAAAACCGATTGTTGCGATTGTGTCCTTTCCTGCAGGCGGATCTACTGATATTTTTGCGCGTAGTGTGACCGCGCCTTTAGCTGAAGCATTGGGTCAATCCATCGTTGTCGAAAATAAACCTGGCGCTGGTGGAATGATTGGCTTACAAGCCGCTGCTAAAGCCGCCCCTGATGGCTACACCATCAACATTAGTGCGCTGACAAATCAATCGATTTCTTCAGCCCTATTTAAAAATCCTCCGGCTGACTTACAGAAAGATTTTGTTCCAGTTGCATTAATTGGAACAATTCCGCATTTAATTGTGGTGAACCCAAGTGTTCCAGCAAAAAATCTTCCTGAACTCATTGCATTCATCAAGTCTAAAAAGGGTGACTTTAATTACGCATCCCAAGGTAATGGCAGCCTCTCCCACTTGGAATCCACTTTGTTTATGCAGCGTATTGGAGCAACGGGAACGCATATCCCTTATAAGGGCAGCAGCTTTGCTTTGCCTGATTTGATTGCAGGCAATACTCTCATGATGTTTGATAGCGTGACCGCTTCATTGCCCCATATTCAGAGTGGCAAGCTACGTCCGATTGCTATCGCCGCAGCAGAACGCTCTCCTTTAATGCCCAATGTTCCCACTCTCGGACAAGATGGCATGAAGCAGTTTGATGTAGAAAACTTTTATGCGGTTTACGTTCCTAAAGGAACTTCTCCAGTAATCATTTCAAAATTAGAAAAAGAAATTCGTAAGATTCTCACGAATCCCGATTTCAAAGCACGTATGGCAGCCCAAGGTATTCACCCTCAGTTTGCAAACTCTGAAAAGTTATCTGAAATTACTGCAAGCGAAGCTAGTAAATGGGAGAAGGTAGTAAAGTCAGCGAATGTTAAAGTTGATTAA
- a CDS encoding gamma-glutamyltransferase family protein, protein MLISPPFGSRAPVLAKNTVASSQPLATQAGIEALQSGGNAVDAALATAITLTVVEPTMNGIGGDGFAILWDGKKIHGLNASGRAPSAWKPEYFAGKEGMDLIGWNTVTVPGMVAGWIELSRKFGKLPFAQLFKRAIDYAENGFPVSPVIARQWREAIPILKNQPGFVESFLIDGKAPQAGQIWKYPAQAKTLREIAATEGDSFYKGPLAQSMVDFARATGGCFTMQDFADNQPEWVEPLAFDYGDYTLHEIPPNGSGIAAQIALGILQAANVKQYPANSAQRIHLQIEAMRMAFADVYAYVSDARSMQMPVSSLLNRDYLASRAAMIDHNKAGSYGPGDPHSGGTVYLCAADESGMMISYIQSNFKGFGSGVVAPGGIAFHNRGMSFRLEAGHPNQVAPGKRPFHTILPAFLTKDGKPTMAFGVMGGNMQPQGHIQFVMRFVDEYLNPQACSDAPRWRIDDVGKLTVEAAMPQGVVDGLKAIGHEVAVQPANSLDFGSAQAIATLSEDADSAYIAGSDHRRDGLAAGF, encoded by the coding sequence ATGTTGATATCCCCTCCTTTTGGTAGTCGCGCCCCTGTTCTGGCTAAAAATACGGTTGCGAGTTCTCAACCACTGGCCACTCAGGCAGGCATTGAAGCTCTACAGAGTGGCGGCAACGCAGTAGATGCAGCACTTGCAACTGCAATCACGCTCACCGTTGTTGAACCTACGATGAATGGCATAGGTGGAGATGGCTTTGCAATTCTTTGGGATGGTAAGAAGATACATGGCTTAAATGCTTCTGGTCGCGCTCCTTCAGCTTGGAAGCCAGAGTATTTTGCCGGCAAAGAAGGTATGGATTTAATTGGTTGGAATACAGTCACTGTCCCTGGCATGGTTGCCGGCTGGATCGAACTTTCCAGAAAATTTGGCAAGCTGCCCTTTGCGCAATTGTTTAAACGAGCTATCGACTATGCGGAAAATGGTTTTCCGGTTTCACCTGTTATCGCTCGTCAATGGCGTGAAGCCATTCCAATCCTGAAGAACCAACCTGGTTTTGTAGAGTCATTTTTAATTGATGGCAAGGCACCTCAAGCGGGACAAATCTGGAAATATCCTGCGCAAGCTAAGACTCTAAGAGAAATTGCTGCCACGGAAGGCGATTCTTTTTATAAAGGTCCACTTGCACAGAGTATGGTGGACTTTGCTCGGGCTACTGGTGGTTGTTTCACCATGCAAGACTTTGCTGATAACCAGCCAGAATGGGTTGAGCCTTTAGCCTTCGATTATGGTGATTACACTCTCCATGAAATTCCGCCAAATGGATCTGGTATTGCCGCTCAAATTGCCTTAGGTATTTTGCAGGCAGCCAATGTGAAGCAATACCCCGCTAACTCAGCGCAACGTATTCATTTACAAATTGAAGCTATGCGGATGGCGTTTGCTGATGTTTATGCCTACGTTTCCGATGCACGCTCTATGCAAATGCCAGTGAGCTCTCTTTTAAATAGAGATTACTTGGCCAGTCGCGCAGCCATGATTGATCACAACAAGGCTGGTAGCTATGGTCCAGGAGATCCACATTCAGGCGGCACTGTTTACTTATGCGCCGCCGATGAATCCGGCATGATGATTTCTTATATTCAATCTAACTTCAAAGGCTTTGGTTCTGGTGTAGTCGCCCCAGGCGGCATTGCTTTTCATAATCGTGGCATGAGCTTTAGATTAGAAGCTGGGCACCCCAATCAAGTTGCTCCGGGTAAGCGCCCTTTCCACACCATTCTTCCCGCCTTCCTCACCAAGGATGGCAAACCTACTATGGCATTTGGTGTGATGGGCGGCAATATGCAGCCGCAGGGTCATATTCAATTCGTGATGCGCTTTGTGGATGAATACCTCAATCCACAAGCCTGTTCTGATGCGCCCCGTTGGCGTATCGATGATGTAGGCAAACTCACTGTGGAAGCGGCGATGCCCCAGGGTGTGGTTGATGGATTGAAAGCAATCGGACATGAGGTTGCCGTACAACCAGCAAACAGCTTGGACTTTGGCAGTGCGCAAGCAATTGCCACGCTCTCAGAAGATGCCGATTCTGCTTATATTGCTGGCAGCGATCACCGTAGAGATGGATTAGCGGCCGGGTTTTAA
- a CDS encoding ATP-dependent RecD-like DNA helicase: MTNSAVDSSEIEITPDYQAVIEAIERHDPYIFVSGKAGTGKTTLIGFLRETIPGNVVVVAPTGVAALQVKGVTIHSFFRLPPRLIFPEEDIKPLRDKRLYKDIRLLIIDEISMVRADLIDAMDLFLRENGPQKGKPFGGIQVMFVGDLFQLPPVVSGSDMQVLSERGYEGPYFFCAMALHRKDVTMVELSKIFRQKDEYFAGLLNRIRINHDVDEVLDTLNAQCYRKDAEMDEQTITLTTTNARADQINGAGLRAITVEGKVYAGTSTGKFNIDERNLPSPNNLVLKVGAKVMFTATDPGFPKRWVNGTIGVVRELLPDKVKVMVQNGPYSNTVEVTGHQWESYRYDHDMMSGKISPSIIGTYVQIPLMLAWAVTIHKSQGKTLDKVKVDLSSGAFASGQVYVALSRCKTIEGISLQRPIEPRDVSCDQEIKRFYLNCLPNSNN, translated from the coding sequence ATGACTAATTCCGCAGTAGATTCTTCTGAAATTGAAATCACCCCTGATTACCAAGCGGTAATTGAGGCTATTGAGCGTCACGATCCTTACATCTTCGTTAGCGGTAAAGCTGGCACCGGCAAAACGACTCTAATCGGCTTCTTACGAGAAACCATACCCGGTAACGTCGTAGTAGTCGCCCCAACAGGAGTTGCCGCGCTCCAGGTTAAAGGGGTGACAATTCATTCTTTCTTTAGATTACCTCCGCGGCTCATTTTTCCTGAGGAAGATATCAAGCCGCTGCGCGATAAACGTCTTTATAAAGATATCCGATTACTCATCATTGATGAGATCTCGATGGTGCGTGCAGATCTCATAGATGCAATGGATTTATTTCTGCGCGAGAACGGTCCGCAAAAAGGTAAACCCTTTGGTGGCATTCAGGTAATGTTTGTAGGAGATTTATTTCAGCTACCACCAGTAGTTTCTGGATCTGATATGCAAGTCCTATCGGAGCGTGGTTACGAGGGGCCTTATTTCTTTTGTGCCATGGCCTTACATCGCAAAGACGTCACAATGGTTGAGCTCTCTAAGATCTTCCGTCAAAAGGATGAGTACTTCGCAGGCTTATTAAATCGCATTCGCATTAACCATGATGTTGATGAAGTTCTCGATACTCTTAATGCACAGTGCTATCGCAAAGATGCTGAGATGGATGAGCAGACCATTACCCTTACCACTACAAATGCACGAGCAGATCAAATTAATGGCGCTGGCTTGCGCGCAATTACCGTTGAGGGCAAAGTCTACGCAGGTACATCTACTGGAAAATTTAATATTGATGAGCGCAACTTGCCATCACCCAATAATTTAGTGCTTAAGGTGGGTGCCAAAGTGATGTTTACTGCAACGGATCCAGGATTTCCTAAGCGCTGGGTCAATGGCACTATTGGCGTAGTGCGTGAGTTACTGCCAGATAAGGTGAAGGTGATGGTGCAAAACGGGCCGTATTCAAATACTGTTGAAGTCACAGGCCATCAGTGGGAATCTTATCGCTATGATCACGACATGATGTCAGGAAAGATCTCCCCAAGCATCATCGGCACTTATGTTCAGATACCGCTCATGCTGGCTTGGGCCGTAACGATTCATAAGAGCCAGGGCAAAACCCTCGATAAAGTTAAGGTTGACCTATCGTCAGGTGCATTTGCCTCGGGACAGGTTTATGTTGCCCTAAGCCGTTGTAAAACAATTGAAGGCATTTCTCTACAGAGGCCGATTGAGCCCAGAGATGTGAGCTGCGATCAAGAGATCAAGCGTTTCTATCTGAATTGCTTGCCCAATTCAAATAATTAA
- a CDS encoding SUMF1/EgtB/PvdO family nonheme iron enzyme translates to MKKFDVFPIIFGVLLSFVASYFMLRSTLSQGASISTIPTVQIGNLIWDQTEMNIADVKMYASSTEFVSAAEKMGGGLSYESGFVQKPGWTWKAPYGVLAKNAEPAVHLNHKEAESICRYYGKRLPTDTEWTSAAFLEQRGNPPTGYIKGQRYPYPGGSTPAASHCLSGCGDYKGLAPAGTLNRGTGHVITGSTKPGVNGMYDMGGNVWEWTATERNGGYINRGASWWYGPDRQQEGDVESKPSDIAVVYIGFRCVADAVKQ, encoded by the coding sequence ATGAAAAAATTTGATGTCTTTCCAATTATCTTTGGTGTCTTGCTTAGTTTTGTGGCATCGTATTTCATGCTCAGATCTACCCTAAGTCAAGGCGCTTCTATTTCAACTATTCCTACGGTACAGATTGGAAATTTGATTTGGGATCAAACCGAGATGAATATTGCTGATGTGAAGATGTATGCGTCATCTACGGAGTTTGTAAGTGCTGCTGAAAAGATGGGGGGCGGATTGTCTTATGAGTCCGGCTTTGTTCAAAAGCCAGGGTGGACTTGGAAGGCGCCATACGGTGTACTAGCAAAAAATGCTGAGCCTGCAGTTCATCTAAACCATAAAGAGGCTGAATCTATTTGTCGCTATTACGGTAAACGTTTGCCAACAGATACAGAATGGACGAGCGCCGCATTCTTGGAGCAAAGAGGCAATCCGCCGACTGGATATATCAAGGGTCAGCGTTACCCATACCCAGGTGGCAGCACTCCTGCGGCATCTCATTGTCTAAGTGGTTGTGGTGACTACAAAGGCCTTGCACCGGCCGGCACTCTGAACCGAGGTACTGGGCACGTAATCACTGGCTCAACTAAACCTGGCGTTAATGGCATGTATGACATGGGTGGTAACGTTTGGGAGTGGACTGCTACAGAGCGTAATGGCGGCTACATTAATCGTGGAGCATCATGGTGGTATGGTCCCGATAGACAGCAGGAAGGCGATGTGGAATCCAAGCCTAGTGATATTGCCGTGGTTTATATCGGATTTCGTTGTGTAGCCGATGCCGTGAAACAATAG